A region of Paenibacillus sp. JNUCC-31 DNA encodes the following proteins:
- a CDS encoding ABC transporter ATP-binding protein, producing the protein MSAETVADRREAKEASDKKMNERFVYQDDEIIEKPFNWREFGRLFSYMKPYARQLLPLIILMMILGTITKLSVPFLISLAIDKAIAPATGMPSLTMLYIIAGSVLVLYLIQWAANTYRIKLTNIIGQRVIYDLRSDLFKHIQKLSFNFFDKRPAGSVLVRITNDINSLQDLFTNGAVNVMIDCVQLLGIIVILLLINWKLGLAVIITVPLMFIISTKLRVLIRRAWQDVRMKNSRINSHLNESIQGIRVTQAYTQEKENIKYFDNMNLSSKKSWDRASAMNQGFGPLIEITGGFGTLILFWFGAYLIQEGQLTIGLLVAFANYVGNFWDPINRLGQMYNQLLVAMASSERIFEFMDEEPSIADKPGAKPLASIKGDVVFDNVVFEYEKGRQALKGISFSASAGQSIALVGHTGSGKSTIINLISRFYDISSGRLTIDGQDVRDVTVESLRSQISIVLQDTFIFSGTIRDNIRFGRLDATNEEVEEAAKAVNAHEFIMKLPGGYDTEVEERGNVLSMGQRQLLSFARALLADPRILILDEATASIDTETELKIQEALKVLLQGRTSFMVAHRLSTIRNADKIIVLDHGEIKEEGNHEQLIQKQGVYNGLIEAQYRFL; encoded by the coding sequence ATGAGTGCCGAAACGGTAGCCGATAGGCGCGAGGCTAAAGAAGCCTCTGACAAGAAAATGAATGAACGTTTTGTATATCAGGATGATGAAATCATAGAAAAACCGTTTAACTGGCGGGAATTCGGACGATTGTTCTCATATATGAAACCTTATGCAAGACAACTGTTACCACTCATTATCCTCATGATGATTTTGGGCACGATTACGAAATTGTCTGTTCCATTCCTGATCAGTTTGGCGATTGATAAAGCGATTGCACCTGCAACGGGGATGCCAAGCTTGACGATGCTTTATATTATTGCTGGTTCTGTGCTTGTGTTGTACCTGATTCAATGGGCGGCCAATACGTACCGAATCAAATTGACGAACATTATCGGGCAACGGGTCATCTACGATCTTCGTTCGGATCTGTTCAAACATATCCAGAAGCTGTCTTTTAACTTTTTTGATAAAAGACCTGCGGGTTCGGTTCTGGTGCGTATCACCAATGACATCAACTCCCTGCAGGATCTATTCACCAACGGTGCGGTAAACGTTATGATTGACTGTGTGCAGCTGCTCGGAATTATCGTTATCCTGCTGCTGATCAACTGGAAACTGGGTCTTGCGGTCATTATTACCGTTCCGCTCATGTTTATCATTTCGACCAAACTACGCGTGTTGATCCGCCGAGCATGGCAGGATGTACGTATGAAGAACTCCCGTATCAATTCCCATTTGAATGAATCCATTCAGGGGATTCGGGTAACTCAGGCGTATACACAGGAAAAAGAGAACATCAAATATTTTGACAACATGAATCTGTCGAGCAAAAAATCCTGGGACAGAGCATCGGCCATGAATCAGGGGTTTGGTCCTCTGATTGAAATTACGGGCGGATTCGGGACGTTAATCCTGTTCTGGTTTGGTGCTTACCTGATTCAAGAAGGGCAGCTGACGATCGGATTGCTTGTTGCCTTTGCCAACTATGTCGGTAACTTCTGGGACCCGATTAATCGTCTGGGGCAAATGTACAATCAGCTGCTCGTTGCGATGGCTTCCTCTGAACGGATCTTCGAGTTTATGGATGAGGAGCCGAGTATTGCAGATAAACCTGGGGCCAAGCCGCTTGCTTCTATTAAAGGAGATGTTGTATTCGACAATGTGGTGTTTGAATATGAGAAAGGCAGACAGGCGCTTAAAGGAATCAGTTTCTCTGCAAGTGCAGGACAATCGATTGCTCTTGTAGGTCATACGGGTTCCGGTAAAAGTACCATTATCAATCTCATCAGCCGGTTCTATGACATATCTAGCGGACGACTCACCATTGACGGTCAGGATGTAAGGGACGTAACGGTAGAAAGTTTGCGCAGCCAAATCAGTATTGTGTTGCAGGATACGTTTATCTTCTCTGGCACCATTCGAGACAATATTCGTTTTGGACGGCTGGACGCAACCAATGAAGAAGTGGAAGAAGCTGCGAAGGCTGTAAATGCGCATGAATTCATTATGAAGCTGCCCGGGGGATATGATACCGAAGTGGAGGAACGCGGGAATGTATTATCCATGGGGCAACGGCAATTGTTATCCTTCGCCCGCGCCTTGCTTGCAGACCCTCGGATCTTGATACTGGATGAAGCGACGGCCAGTATAGATACCGAAACGGAGCTCAAAATTCAGGAGGCTTTGAAAGTGCTGCTGCAAGGAAGAACTTCCTTTATGGTAGCCCACCGTCTCTCGACGATCCGAAATGCAGATAAGATCATTGTGCTGGATCATGGCGAAATTAAGGAAGAAGGAAACCATGAGCAACTTATCCAGAAACAAGGGGTTTATAATGGCTTAATAGAAGCTCAATACAGATTTTTGTAA
- a CDS encoding ABC transporter ATP-binding protein has protein sequence MDVLRQLQIFFWEKRTYLFLSILCLAIATALGLVYPNLLRILIDDVITPRNFEDVPKLALTVLGVVILKAGMQFLHGLFGGRLGNFLAYRLRNACYEKLQFLSFRYYDTAKTGDLMSRLTGDLEAIRNFIGFGFAQILNMVLMVVFGAIMMMTMSWKLTLLTLICIPLLAFVALRFESRIHPAFQEMRLALSSLTTAVQENITGVRTVKSFAREPYEVEKFSTRNERYKTNQIHAATLWSHYFPIMEILASVSVVLLLLVGGNMVIQKSLTLGQLVAFFSLIWYIIGPMWNLGFHINNYTQSKASGERVLELLNTPVDVQETEDPVIVEADQVNGHVTFESVTFAYGNKMPAVTDINFDAPPGSVIGFLGGTGSGKSTIIQLLMRAYNVNSGTIKLDGKNIKDIGIRSLRSQIASVFQETFLFSSSIRNNISYGLKNVTMEEIIRAAKLAKAHEFIMEFPEGYDTVVGERGMGLSGGQKQRIAIARALLKNPKILVLDDATSAVDMETEHEIQSGFQEVMRGRTTFIIAHRISSLRHADEILVLDEGRVVQRGTHKRLIAEPGPYRDVYEIQYADYIARGKREAGEQVNS, from the coding sequence ATGGATGTTCTCAGGCAATTGCAGATCTTTTTCTGGGAGAAGCGCACGTATTTATTTTTATCGATCTTATGCCTCGCCATAGCGACCGCGCTTGGACTGGTGTATCCGAACCTGCTAAGGATACTGATTGATGACGTCATTACCCCGCGTAATTTTGAAGACGTTCCCAAACTTGCTTTGACAGTGTTAGGTGTCGTTATTTTGAAAGCGGGAATGCAATTTTTACACGGTCTTTTTGGAGGTCGCCTGGGGAACTTTCTGGCGTACCGACTTCGTAACGCCTGTTACGAAAAGCTTCAATTTTTATCCTTCCGGTATTATGATACGGCCAAAACGGGTGACTTGATGTCCCGCCTCACGGGAGATCTCGAAGCAATCCGTAACTTTATCGGATTTGGCTTCGCCCAGATTCTCAATATGGTTCTGATGGTCGTATTCGGCGCAATCATGATGATGACCATGAGCTGGAAGCTTACCCTGCTAACGCTCATATGTATTCCTCTGCTTGCCTTCGTTGCGCTGAGATTCGAATCCCGCATTCACCCAGCGTTCCAAGAAATGCGGCTCGCCCTCAGCTCACTGACGACTGCGGTACAGGAGAATATCACAGGGGTGCGCACTGTAAAATCTTTTGCGCGCGAGCCTTACGAAGTGGAGAAGTTTTCCACACGCAACGAGCGTTACAAAACAAATCAGATTCATGCAGCCACATTGTGGAGCCACTATTTTCCGATCATGGAGATTCTCGCTTCGGTCAGCGTAGTCCTGCTGCTCCTGGTTGGTGGAAACATGGTTATTCAAAAATCGTTAACACTCGGTCAACTCGTTGCCTTTTTCAGTTTGATCTGGTACATAATCGGTCCAATGTGGAACCTTGGTTTCCATATCAACAACTATACGCAATCCAAAGCATCGGGTGAACGGGTGTTGGAACTGTTGAATACGCCGGTAGATGTGCAAGAGACAGAAGATCCAGTCATTGTGGAGGCTGATCAAGTCAATGGGCATGTAACCTTTGAATCCGTTACCTTTGCTTACGGCAATAAAATGCCGGCAGTAACCGATATTAACTTTGATGCACCACCAGGCTCCGTCATCGGTTTCCTGGGAGGAACAGGTTCGGGTAAATCGACCATTATTCAGCTCCTGATGCGTGCATACAACGTGAACTCGGGAACCATCAAGCTGGACGGCAAAAATATTAAGGACATTGGAATTCGCAGCTTGCGGAGTCAGATTGCTTCTGTGTTCCAGGAAACGTTCCTGTTCTCTTCCAGCATTCGAAACAACATTTCATATGGACTCAAGAATGTAACAATGGAAGAAATTATTCGCGCAGCCAAACTTGCCAAAGCCCATGAGTTCATCATGGAATTCCCTGAAGGATACGATACGGTTGTTGGCGAACGCGGTATGGGCTTGTCGGGAGGACAGAAACAGCGGATAGCGATTGCGAGGGCTTTACTCAAGAATCCGAAAATTCTCGTTCTGGATGATGCAACGAGTGCAGTCGACATGGAGACCGAACATGAAATTCAATCCGGGTTCCAGGAAGTCATGCGTGGAAGAACGACGTTTATCATTGCACATCGGATCTCTTCATTACGTCACGCAGATGAGATACTGGTGCTGGATGAAGGACGGGTCGTTCAACGTGGTACACACAAACGTCTCATTGCAGAGCCGGGGCCTTACCGGGACGTATATGAGATTCAATACGCAGATTATATTGCCCGCGGTAAGCGGGAGGCTGGGGAGCAGGTGAATTCATGA
- a CDS encoding dynamin family protein, giving the protein MSRTDYPVEMAKPLLPLREAMEQTGDHTAVQALTDLINKAEMKQLTIAFCGHFSAGKSSLINSLCGKRVLPSSPVPTSANVVSIRNGEPRALIYTSSNVSADNSAGVIEVSPEQLEEYCKNGGAYTSIEVWDDIPLLKDDAVLLDTPGVDSTDQGHSLATHSALHLADVVFYVMDYNHVQSESNLSFAKSLSDWGKPLFLIVNQIDKHRERELSFDQYVVGVEAIFAAWEVRYDGLLFTSLRDKEHRYSQWNQLPELIKHMMQEKEGLIRHSLASSANHIAEQHLTRKAEEREEQEAALLEEVGGKEGMGRLQRELELLDQQETQLRSKPSREREKFRAELEPLLANANLTPADIRTSAGEYLESRKPGFRVGLLFAGGKTEQEKQRRAAELVRLLQDQASGQVEVHIRTMLRQLGEAHQLWGAEWEQALNAELPAVDEALLEMKRSASAEVSPEYVLQFSKDIRGEIETRYRRAAMMLADRLLEALGAQGEAALQALDASRAALLAQSASAARYTALQRAADAEAAGLRSLLPAAGPLTSGLLPEVQGPPVPAHEPGASPGSHTGTAESVAAQPQTPGAPPPRKAAVPGQPAAGAQRRRRLDAAAARLEAAAALVEPYPAMGSAVRDLRARAASLAGGTFTLALFGAFSAGKSSFANALLGEAVLPVSPHPTTAAINRIMAPAGGAEHGTARVRMKSRDAFQEDLAYSFRLLGLGEPGGDWQKRVKTLSPQDVHPAGRPHYSFLQAAAAGWEDTSEQLGQDVLVDLNGYRNFVANEKKSCFVDSIDLYYSCDVTEQGIVLVDTPGADSVNARHTGVTFNYMKNADALIFVTYYNHAFSQGDRQFLNQLGRVKDSSAMDQMFFVVNASDLSSSEEELEQVLDHVSTQLRSNGIRAPRLFPVSSMLAMEGKIANDAKLMEQSGFIQFEEEFNRFAGTELADLAVGGAAEEIARVIRRLKTRAEDAAQGEVALQRRRDELGSIQEQSLHRIQLLAERSMKAELVQETAELLFHVRQRLGYRFGLFMAEAFHPSVLREDRGNLKAAFAACGRELLRMIAIELEQELLATTLRLEQAGQTWLHKQVNECIDELKRLSGGMDLSLPPIERWSTPVLEEVRLEEPTGWKAYLGYFRNPKQFFEGDGRQRLQEALDPVIKQMIIDVLPAAENKLIQFYDSQIGQSLQHQSRQLEERLEEAVSALHETLTSGIPAEKWESLSVHLGQIERE; this is encoded by the coding sequence ATGTCCAGAACAGATTACCCAGTAGAGATGGCCAAACCTCTGCTTCCACTGCGAGAAGCGATGGAGCAGACAGGAGACCATACAGCTGTACAGGCATTAACGGATTTGATCAATAAAGCGGAAATGAAACAGTTAACGATTGCGTTTTGTGGACATTTCTCGGCAGGTAAATCGAGTCTAATCAACAGTTTATGCGGTAAGCGGGTTTTGCCTTCAAGTCCCGTGCCAACGAGTGCGAATGTGGTTTCCATCCGTAACGGTGAACCCAGAGCACTTATTTATACGTCGTCGAACGTAAGCGCTGACAATTCAGCGGGAGTTATTGAGGTTTCTCCAGAACAATTGGAAGAGTATTGCAAGAATGGTGGGGCATACACCTCCATTGAAGTATGGGATGACATCCCTCTTCTGAAAGATGATGCGGTATTACTTGATACGCCAGGCGTGGACTCGACCGATCAGGGGCACAGCCTGGCAACACATTCAGCACTTCATCTTGCTGATGTGGTGTTCTATGTGATGGATTATAACCATGTACAATCCGAGAGCAATCTTTCTTTTGCCAAGAGTTTATCTGATTGGGGAAAACCGTTGTTTCTTATTGTGAACCAAATTGATAAACATCGAGAGCGTGAGCTTTCGTTTGATCAATATGTAGTAGGGGTAGAAGCGATTTTTGCAGCATGGGAGGTCAGGTATGACGGGCTGTTGTTCACTTCGCTTCGAGACAAGGAGCATCGTTACAGCCAATGGAATCAGCTTCCTGAACTCATTAAGCATATGATGCAAGAAAAGGAAGGACTAATACGGCACAGTCTGGCTAGTTCGGCGAACCACATTGCAGAGCAGCACCTAACACGGAAGGCCGAGGAACGTGAGGAACAAGAAGCTGCACTTCTGGAGGAAGTTGGGGGCAAGGAAGGTATGGGACGGTTGCAACGGGAACTGGAGCTCCTGGATCAACAGGAAACGCAGCTTCGTTCTAAACCTTCACGTGAACGGGAGAAGTTTCGGGCAGAACTGGAGCCTCTTCTGGCGAATGCGAATCTGACCCCGGCAGATATTCGAACTTCCGCCGGGGAGTACTTGGAGAGCCGCAAACCTGGATTTCGGGTAGGATTACTGTTCGCTGGTGGCAAGACCGAGCAGGAGAAGCAGCGTCGCGCGGCCGAGCTTGTGAGGCTCTTGCAGGATCAGGCCTCGGGGCAAGTTGAGGTGCATATCCGTACCATGCTTAGACAGTTGGGTGAAGCCCATCAGCTATGGGGCGCAGAGTGGGAGCAGGCACTGAACGCGGAGTTGCCTGCGGTAGATGAAGCACTGCTGGAGATGAAACGGAGCGCCAGTGCAGAGGTATCTCCCGAGTATGTGCTTCAATTCAGCAAAGACATACGGGGCGAGATTGAGACCCGTTACCGCAGGGCGGCCATGATGCTGGCCGACCGTTTGCTTGAAGCGCTGGGCGCGCAGGGCGAAGCCGCGCTTCAGGCGCTGGACGCCAGCCGCGCAGCGCTGCTGGCGCAATCTGCGTCGGCGGCGCGCTACACGGCGCTGCAGCGCGCCGCCGACGCAGAGGCAGCAGGGCTGCGCAGCCTGCTGCCTGCCGCGGGCCCCCTCACCTCCGGGCTGTTGCCGGAGGTGCAGGGCCCGCCCGTGCCCGCGCATGAGCCGGGTGCTTCACCCGGCTCGCACACGGGCACGGCAGAGTCTGTGGCTGCGCAGCCACAGACTCCAGGGGCACCGCCGCCGCGCAAAGCGGCGGTGCCTGGGCAGCCGGCGGCTGGCGCACAGCGCCGCCGGCGCCTGGACGCAGCGGCGGCACGGCTGGAAGCCGCCGCTGCGCTGGTCGAGCCGTACCCCGCCATGGGGTCGGCGGTACGGGATCTGCGTGCACGCGCGGCTTCGCTTGCGGGCGGCACGTTTACGCTGGCGCTGTTCGGAGCGTTCAGCGCCGGCAAGTCCTCCTTCGCCAACGCGTTGCTCGGCGAAGCTGTACTACCGGTCTCGCCGCATCCAACGACTGCGGCAATTAACCGGATCATGGCTCCGGCAGGCGGCGCGGAGCATGGAACAGCCCGGGTCCGGATGAAGTCCCGGGACGCTTTCCAGGAAGATCTTGCGTATTCCTTCCGTTTACTCGGACTGGGCGAGCCTGGGGGAGACTGGCAAAAACGCGTCAAAACTCTTTCGCCACAGGATGTACATCCGGCGGGGCGCCCGCATTACAGCTTTTTGCAGGCAGCCGCGGCCGGATGGGAGGATACCTCGGAACAGCTTGGCCAGGATGTGCTGGTGGATCTGAACGGTTATCGAAACTTTGTGGCCAACGAGAAAAAGTCTTGCTTTGTCGACAGTATTGACCTGTACTACAGTTGTGATGTGACCGAACAAGGCATTGTGCTTGTGGATACGCCGGGTGCAGACTCCGTGAATGCCCGTCACACAGGTGTGACCTTCAATTATATGAAGAATGCGGATGCACTTATTTTCGTAACGTACTACAATCATGCCTTCTCTCAGGGAGATCGACAGTTTCTGAATCAATTGGGACGAGTGAAAGACAGCTCGGCGATGGATCAGATGTTCTTTGTAGTTAATGCAAGCGATCTGTCATCTTCTGAGGAAGAGCTGGAGCAGGTTCTGGATCATGTGAGCACACAACTGCGCAGTAACGGCATTCGGGCACCACGACTCTTTCCGGTATCCAGTATGCTGGCGATGGAAGGCAAGATTGCAAACGATGCAAAGCTGATGGAGCAATCCGGATTTATTCAGTTCGAGGAAGAATTTAACCGCTTTGCAGGCACAGAACTTGCGGATCTTGCCGTCGGCGGGGCTGCAGAAGAGATTGCACGGGTTATCAGACGACTCAAGACACGTGCCGAGGATGCGGCTCAGGGCGAAGTGGCTCTACAGCGACGTCGTGATGAATTGGGTTCAATTCAGGAGCAGTCACTTCATAGGATACAGTTGCTTGCAGAACGGTCCATGAAGGCAGAGTTGGTTCAGGAAACGGCTGAACTGCTCTTCCATGTGCGGCAGCGCCTGGGTTACCGCTTCGGCCTCTTCATGGCAGAAGCATTCCATCCGTCCGTGCTTCGGGAGGACCGCGGGAATCTGAAAGCTGCCTTCGCCGCCTGCGGACGCGAATTGCTGCGTATGATTGCCATCGAGCTGGAGCAGGAACTGCTTGCCACCACACTCAGACTCGAACAGGCAGGTCAGACTTGGCTGCACAAGCAAGTGAACGAATGTATAGATGAACTGAAACGATTATCCGGAGGCATGGATCTGTCGCTGCCACCGATTGAACGCTGGAGTACACCTGTCCTGGAAGAGGTGCGTCTGGAAGAGCCAACGGGGTGGAAAGCATATCTCGGTTATTTCCGTAATCCGAAACAGTTCTTCGAGGGAGATGGACGACAACGGCTGCAGGAGGCGCTTGATCCTGTAATAAAACAGATGATAATCGATGTTCTGCCCGCTGCGGAGAACAAGCTGATTCAGTTTTATGACAGCCAGATCGGGCAGTCTTTGCAGCATCAATCCCGTCAATTGGAAGAGAGACTTGAGGAGGCTGTAAGTGCCCTTCATGAGACACTGACCAGTGGAATTCCTGCAGAAAAGTGGGAGAGTCTGTCTGTACACCTTGGGCAGATTGAACGTGAATAA
- a CDS encoding NAD/NADP transhydrogenase alpha subunit, with amino-acid sequence MKCISVYTDNFEAFSDIFEQIVEQEMAENEEKEVEGITVSHSGDVPEHYLERMSVKPEVVVMRDKGRGITILQHGQVFEILLPSMENAVS; translated from the coding sequence ATGAAATGCATTTCCGTGTACACTGACAATTTTGAGGCCTTCTCCGATATTTTCGAACAAATCGTTGAACAGGAGATGGCTGAAAACGAAGAAAAAGAAGTAGAAGGAATCACTGTAAGTCATTCTGGTGATGTGCCTGAACATTATTTGGAGCGTATGTCTGTCAAACCAGAGGTCGTTGTGATGAGAGACAAAGGTCGTGGCATTACGATTTTGCAGCATGGACAAGTATTTGAAATTTTGCTGCCTTCAATGGAGAACGCTGTTTCATAA
- the nth gene encoding endonuclease III, with amino-acid sequence MNAATVRHILETMEAMFPDAHCELNHSNAFELTVAVLLSAQCTDETVNKVTADLFQKYKSPADYLAVPLEELEQDIRRIGLYRNKAKHIQNMCRILIEQYGGDVPQEHDQLVTLPGVGRKTANVVVSNAFGVPAIAVDTHVERVSKRLALAGWDDSVLEVEKKLMKRVPREEWTLTHHRFIFFGRYHCKAQNPQCHICPLLDICREGKKRMKTSQIRKDKERATTPKRKIN; translated from the coding sequence ATGAATGCAGCGACTGTTAGGCATATACTCGAGACGATGGAAGCGATGTTTCCTGATGCACATTGCGAATTAAATCACAGCAATGCGTTTGAATTGACGGTAGCCGTTCTGTTGTCTGCCCAGTGCACCGACGAAACGGTAAACAAGGTAACCGCAGACTTGTTCCAAAAATACAAGAGCCCAGCCGATTATCTGGCCGTTCCTCTCGAGGAGTTGGAACAGGATATCCGGCGGATCGGTTTGTATCGTAACAAGGCCAAGCATATTCAGAACATGTGCCGAATTTTAATAGAGCAATATGGCGGAGACGTACCACAAGAACATGATCAGCTTGTTACGCTTCCTGGTGTCGGACGGAAAACCGCAAATGTAGTTGTATCGAATGCTTTTGGAGTCCCGGCGATTGCGGTGGATACGCATGTTGAACGTGTATCCAAAAGGTTGGCACTGGCAGGTTGGGATGACTCCGTACTTGAAGTCGAGAAAAAACTGATGAAGCGCGTACCCCGGGAAGAGTGGACTTTAACTCATCACCGGTTCATATTTTTTGGACGCTACCATTGCAAGGCACAGAACCCTCAATGTCATATTTGTCCATTGCTGGACATATGCAGGGAAGGGAAAAAACGTATGAAAACGTCCCAAATCAGGAAAGATAAGGAACGTGCAACAACCCCAAAACGAAAAATAAATTAA
- a CDS encoding S-layer homology domain-containing protein gives MTFKYNNPSHSKKVVSAVLAGMMALSAGGAALAAESTETGKGQTATVSNTAASTGLFSDIKVGYWAEKHVYKLAYQGILLGNNGLFRPGDAVTQQEAVTMAIRFMNKENQLNDSTATALPTNMEVGNYFKPYVALALQLGLIDKTEESTVDVSKTSWGQKQASREWITKLLIRSLNKDAEAKAQNNQSTGFADNDSISQSGKGYINLAVSLDLAKGVEGNKFNPTGSVTRAQLATFFSRGETLTDTKYANTSTGYVTGLKDGQITLVVDGKAVNFAVNSSTPYFTKDSESRASSADVKLYTKVQVVGAAGTASYVEVVDATPQVESVEGIFARSLSGNKIGLFVGENYETYSYDEATAFIDQNGNAIKLSDITTDSTIEVQRETFSADKKTVVIRVKSGIVNKSDSGVIAEVTTSAKTIKLTNAAGATEQYTYNDNLIIRYQDRILSLAELKAGSAVKYTVKDSVLQTIELSQGVEQSVRGTLVEIGGNQSTLTFKREGGSLEAKLLVEKPEVIINGIQDATLNDLITDATNGDQVELTLNSEDRVTRIQVVGRQMEPMNGASVVSYNSKTKVLTVLDSNKKPFVFTLDDKTKLDYNATKPTLAGLESLLNDGRKLDLTYVGTRALSVKVIFKYEGTISSIDTAGRKISLLSGNQTITVPYSTLPSIEIYNKSGASLSDLKIGDKVTVTLGSNQDFVQKVALNTVAQFEVVSVETNGRVRVKSDALTSQFYVDQAVLTNETGQTITASQLTAGNLINVTFEGTTPKAVQVVKRTLAEVTSVDASSVTLKLFNGQSETVPVSGTVKVVKSGSTLTTLTSLTVGDRVEMTKDTDNSTRFRVLTVMSKQFWSYDGVGNQILVKRESTSDTNYRFALGTGVFVHQGDNTLSVQSLKDNDNIVLYLLNNVVLEIQKQ, from the coding sequence TTGACTTTTAAATATAACAATCCATCACACTCTAAAAAAGTAGTTTCAGCCGTGCTTGCAGGCATGATGGCCCTTAGTGCCGGCGGAGCTGCCTTGGCAGCAGAATCAACAGAAACGGGGAAAGGCCAGACTGCGACTGTAAGCAATACAGCTGCATCAACCGGCTTGTTCAGTGATATCAAGGTCGGATACTGGGCTGAGAAACATGTGTACAAGCTGGCCTACCAAGGCATTCTTCTCGGTAACAACGGCCTGTTCCGTCCGGGAGACGCGGTAACACAGCAGGAAGCTGTGACGATGGCGATCCGTTTTATGAACAAGGAGAACCAGTTGAACGACAGCACGGCTACGGCATTACCGACAAATATGGAAGTGGGAAACTATTTCAAGCCATATGTCGCTTTGGCGCTTCAACTGGGACTGATTGATAAAACCGAAGAATCTACAGTGGATGTGTCCAAAACTTCCTGGGGACAGAAACAGGCATCACGGGAATGGATTACGAAATTGCTGATCCGTTCGTTGAACAAAGATGCTGAAGCGAAGGCGCAAAACAACCAATCTACCGGATTTGCTGATAATGATAGCATTTCCCAAAGTGGAAAAGGATACATTAATCTGGCTGTAAGTCTGGATCTGGCCAAAGGTGTAGAAGGCAACAAATTTAATCCAACCGGCTCTGTAACTCGTGCCCAACTCGCTACATTCTTTAGCCGTGGCGAAACGTTAACGGATACGAAGTATGCGAATACATCTACAGGTTATGTAACAGGATTAAAAGATGGGCAGATCACGCTGGTTGTGGACGGCAAAGCTGTCAACTTCGCAGTGAACAGCAGTACACCTTACTTTACAAAAGACAGTGAATCCCGTGCATCGTCTGCGGATGTGAAGCTGTATACGAAAGTTCAGGTTGTAGGTGCTGCCGGTACAGCTTCCTATGTGGAAGTGGTTGATGCTACGCCACAGGTAGAAAGCGTTGAAGGAATTTTTGCTCGTTCATTATCAGGTAATAAAATTGGCTTGTTTGTAGGCGAGAATTATGAAACGTATAGCTATGATGAGGCAACGGCATTTATCGATCAAAACGGAAATGCAATCAAACTGTCTGATATTACAACAGACAGCACCATTGAAGTACAACGTGAGACGTTCTCGGCTGACAAAAAGACAGTCGTTATTCGTGTGAAGTCCGGTATTGTCAATAAAAGTGATAGTGGTGTCATTGCTGAAGTAACGACTTCAGCCAAAACGATTAAACTGACCAATGCAGCCGGAGCTACAGAGCAGTACACCTATAACGATAATTTGATCATTCGTTATCAGGACCGAATCCTTTCCCTGGCTGAGCTAAAAGCGGGGAGTGCTGTAAAATATACGGTGAAAGACAGTGTCCTGCAAACCATTGAATTGTCGCAAGGTGTAGAGCAGTCTGTACGCGGCACACTGGTGGAAATCGGTGGTAACCAGTCCACACTGACATTTAAACGTGAAGGTGGATCTCTGGAAGCGAAGCTGCTGGTAGAGAAGCCGGAAGTAATCATTAACGGAATACAGGATGCAACGTTGAATGATCTGATTACAGACGCAACCAATGGAGATCAGGTTGAGCTTACGTTAAATTCTGAAGATCGCGTGACGCGCATTCAAGTGGTCGGACGTCAGATGGAGCCCATGAACGGGGCATCTGTTGTATCTTACAACAGCAAAACCAAAGTATTGACGGTTCTTGACAGCAATAAAAAACCGTTTGTGTTCACGCTTGATGACAAAACGAAGCTGGACTACAATGCAACGAAGCCTACACTTGCTGGATTGGAATCGTTGTTGAATGACGGTCGCAAATTGGATCTGACATATGTGGGAACTCGTGCGCTATCCGTTAAAGTGATCTTCAAGTACGAAGGCACAATTAGCAGCATCGATACTGCGGGCAGAAAAATCAGTTTGTTGTCCGGAAACCAAACGATCACTGTGCCGTACTCCACACTTCCTTCGATTGAGATTTACAACAAGTCAGGAGCAAGTCTAAGTGATCTGAAGATCGGTGATAAAGTTACAGTTACACTGGGTTCAAACCAGGACTTCGTACAGAAAGTGGCGTTGAACACGGTGGCACAATTTGAAGTTGTGTCTGTGGAAACCAATGGCCGCGTTCGTGTAAAATCGGATGCCCTGACCAGTCAGTTCTACGTGGATCAAGCGGTTCTCACAAATGAAACTGGCCAGACGATTACGGCATCACAGCTGACAGCTGGCAACCTGATTAATGTTACTTTTGAGGGAACAACGCCAAAAGCGGTTCAAGTGGTCAAACGTACGCTGGCGGAAGTTACTTCTGTTGATGCTTCGTCAGTCACACTTAAGCTATTTAACGGTCAAAGCGAGACGGTTCCTGTGAGCGGCACTGTTAAAGTGGTCAAATCGGGATCTACGTTAACCACTCTTACCAGTCTTACTGTAGGTGACCGTGTTGAGATGACGAAGGATACGGATAATTCCACTCGTTTCAGAGTGTTGACGGTCATGAGCAAACAGTTCTGGTCTTATGATGGAGTAGGTAACCAAATTTTGGTTAAACGTGAGTCTACATCAGACACGAATTATCGTTTTGCGCTGGGAACGGGCGTATTTGTTCACCAGGGTGACAACACTTTAAGCGTGCAATCTCTCAAAGATAATGATAATATTGTATTGTATCTCCTGAACAACGTTGTACTGGAGATCCAAAAACAGTAA